One genomic window of Trichomycterus rosablanca isolate fTriRos1 chromosome 1, fTriRos1.hap1, whole genome shotgun sequence includes the following:
- the LOC134318106 gene encoding zinc finger protein 239-like: MTFISIFICTLALCTQEMNNHLHDHMKSCSDVKYDALGKQQEGNICSQCGKSFRFQSDLKQHQRIHTGEKPYQCSQCGKSFRSTSNLKKHQRIHTGEKPYQCSQCGKSFNQQSNLKTHQRIHTGKKPYQCSHCGKSFGFQCELKIHQRIHTGEKPYQCSQCGKSFNSRSHVKTHQRIHTGEKPYQCSQCGKSFNRQNHFKQHQRIHSERIHTGEKPYQCSQCGKSFNQQSNLKIHQRIHTGEKPYQCSQCGKSFNTQSYLKTHQRIHTGEKPYQCSQCGKSFNQQSGLKTHQRIHSGEKPYQCSQCGKSFMRQNYLQQHQRIHTGEKPYQCSQCGKSFNQQSDLKTHQRIHTGEKPYQCSQCGKSFNTPSGLKTHQRIHTGE; the protein is encoded by the exons ATGACCTTCATCTCCATCTTCATCTGCACACTGGCTCTCTGCACTCAAG AAATGAACAACCATCTCCACGATCACATGAAGAGCTGCAGTGATGTTAAatatgatgcgctg GGGAAACAGCAAGAAGGAAAcatctgctcacagtgtgggaagagcttcaggttccagagtgatctcaaacaacaccagcgcattcacactggagagaaaccgtatcagtgctcacagtgtgggaagagcttcaggtccacgagtaatctaaaaaaacaccagcgcattcacactggagaaaaaccgtatcagtgctcacagtgtgggaagagttttaatcaacagagtaatctcaaaacacaccagcgcattcacactggaaagaaaccgtatcagtgctcacattgtgggaagagctttggtTTCCAGTGTgaactcaaaatacaccagcgcattcacactggagagaaaccctatcagtgctcacagtgtgggaaaagttttaatAGTCGGAGTCAtgtcaaaacacaccagcgcattcacactggagagaaaccgtaccagtgctcacagtgtggaaagagttttaatagacagaatcatttcaaacaacaccagcgcattcacagtgaa cgcattcacactggagagaaaccgtatcagtgctcacagtgtgggaagagttttaatcaacagagtaatctcaaaatacaccagcgcattcacactggagagaaaccgtatcagtgctcacagtgtggaaagagttttaatacacagagttatctcaaaacccaccagcgcattcacactggagagaaaccatatcagtgttcacagtgtgggaagagttttaatcaacagagtggtcttaaaacacaccagcgcattcacagtggagagaaaccatatcagtgttcacagtgtgggaaaagttttatGAGACAGAAttatctccaacaacaccagcgcattcacactggagagaaaccgtatcagtgctcacagtgtgggaagagttttaatcaacagagtgatctcaaaacccaccagcgcattcacactggtgagaaaccctatcagtgctcacagtgtgggaagagttttaatactcCGAGTGgtctcaaaacccaccagcgcattcacactggtgag